The following are from one region of the Paenibacillus sabinae T27 genome:
- the rsgA gene encoding ribosome small subunit-dependent GTPase A produces the protein MTIRQYGWNEYWINQWNGLGIQDTVSEAIIPGRITGDFGSKYRITTDDGEQWGELPGRLRHSLEASGEYPAVGDWISAKSADGGPLIIHSVLPRRSVISRRAAGSQPREQIVAANVDTLFLVSALNDDYNLRRMERYLIMAWNSGASPVILLTKADLCPDPEAKIAEMELAAPGVPVHAVSAYTGSGLESLKHYLGEGRTVALTGSSGCGKSTLVNWLCGADLQLTQDVREGDSRGRHTTTHRELFLLPDGGVIVDTPGMRELQLWDDEGGLDLTFADIGRLSQRCRYADCRHEREEGCAVKEAVRSGELEAKRLQSYRKTQRELQFQAAKEAKSKRKSGAGPVQKSASSRSRKYGWRREAED, from the coding sequence ATGACGATACGGCAATACGGATGGAACGAATATTGGATCAATCAATGGAATGGTTTGGGAATACAGGACACCGTCTCGGAAGCTATCATTCCCGGACGGATTACGGGAGATTTCGGGAGCAAATACCGCATAACGACCGATGACGGAGAGCAGTGGGGAGAACTGCCCGGCAGGCTGCGGCACTCCCTTGAAGCCTCCGGTGAATACCCGGCTGTCGGCGACTGGATCTCGGCCAAAAGCGCGGACGGCGGGCCGCTCATTATTCACAGCGTGCTTCCCCGCCGAAGCGTCATTTCCCGGAGGGCGGCCGGAAGCCAGCCGCGGGAACAGATTGTTGCGGCCAACGTCGATACGCTGTTTCTCGTTAGCGCGCTGAATGACGACTACAATCTCCGGCGCATGGAGAGATATCTCATCATGGCCTGGAACAGCGGGGCATCGCCCGTGATCCTGCTGACCAAGGCCGATTTATGCCCCGATCCTGAGGCCAAGATCGCGGAAATGGAATTGGCCGCTCCCGGCGTTCCGGTGCATGCGGTCAGCGCGTATACGGGCAGCGGGCTCGAGTCCCTGAAGCACTACCTCGGGGAGGGGCGGACGGTTGCCTTGACCGGGTCGTCCGGGTGCGGCAAATCGACGCTCGTCAACTGGCTCTGCGGCGCCGATCTTCAGCTGACTCAGGATGTGAGGGAGGGGGACAGCAGAGGCCGCCATACGACGACGCACAGAGAACTGTTCCTTCTGCCGGACGGAGGTGTCATCGTCGACACCCCCGGGATGCGGGAGCTTCAGCTGTGGGATGATGAAGGCGGGCTGGATCTCACATTCGCCGATATCGGGCGGCTCTCGCAGCGCTGCAGGTATGCGGACTGCCGTCATGAACGTGAAGAGGGCTGCGCTGTCAAAGAGGCGGTGCGCAGCGGGGAGCTGGAGGCGAAACGGCTCCAGAGCTACCGCAAGACGCAGCGTGAGCTTCAGTTTCAAGCCGCCAAGGAAGCCAAATCCAAGCGGAAAAGCGGGGCCGGTCCGGTGCAGAAATCGGCTTCCTCACGCTCCCGGAAATACGGCTGGCGGAGGGAAGCGGAGGATTAA
- a CDS encoding HAD family hydrolase: METIKAILFDLDNTLMDRDRTFRSFAAQFVSYFLGHLEPDRQLEIVEDIIVRDADGYRDKDGFFRELSEVLPWREAVSAAEIRAFYDLNYSAHGALMKHAAESLDYLREGGYVLGLLTNGKSDIQHGKIDLLGLRGHFKSIVISGEAGISKPDPAIYRLALDRLGYGPDETLFIGDHPVNDIWGAGRAGMKGIWLRRNHSWDDKLDVKPWKTIDELNELRSIF; encoded by the coding sequence ATGGAAACCATAAAAGCTATACTGTTTGATCTTGACAATACGCTAATGGACAGGGATCGGACCTTTCGAAGCTTTGCCGCGCAGTTCGTCTCCTATTTTCTGGGCCATCTGGAGCCGGACCGGCAGCTGGAAATCGTTGAAGATATCATCGTCAGGGACGCCGACGGGTACCGGGACAAGGACGGGTTTTTCCGGGAGCTCAGCGAGGTTCTGCCTTGGAGAGAAGCCGTTTCGGCCGCGGAAATCCGCGCGTTCTATGATTTGAATTATTCCGCTCATGGCGCGCTTATGAAGCATGCGGCCGAATCGCTGGATTATCTGAGGGAAGGCGGCTACGTACTAGGGCTTCTGACGAACGGAAAAAGCGACATCCAACACGGGAAAATCGATTTGCTTGGCCTGCGCGGCCATTTCAAATCGATCGTGATTTCCGGCGAGGCTGGAATCAGCAAGCCGGACCCCGCCATTTACCGCCTGGCGCTGGACAGGCTGGGATACGGCCCGGATGAGACCCTATTCATCGGCGACCATCCGGTGAATGATATTTGGGGCGCGGGGCGCGCCGGAATGAAGGGCATCTGGCTTCGCCGCAACCATTCCTGGGACGACAAGCTGGATGTAAAGCCCTGGAAGACGATAGACGAGCTCAACGAGCTGCGGAGCATTTTTTAA
- a CDS encoding DUF3939 domain-containing protein, which produces MLFKRIKKEPDPRLITVTLPEVKQAVRQFEKDMPAAINRTVLMKDDKSIDLSRLARYLGGKTEQKFYMSRETFEIFEEAEKDIPYFLDMVQLAVDNYISDTGKLPLREEASLPEVHYHLLSSQRYLKETPPFPLYITADELMLTHRAEHFK; this is translated from the coding sequence ATGCTTTTTAAAAGGATTAAGAAAGAACCCGACCCCCGCCTGATCACCGTAACCTTGCCGGAAGTTAAGCAGGCCGTGCGCCAATTTGAAAAAGATATGCCCGCCGCAATCAACCGCACCGTTCTGATGAAGGATGATAAAAGCATTGATTTGTCCAGGCTGGCCCGCTACTTAGGCGGAAAAACCGAGCAGAAGTTCTATATGTCCCGGGAGACGTTTGAAATTTTTGAGGAAGCGGAAAAGGATATTCCCTATTTTCTCGATATGGTGCAGCTGGCCGTCGACAACTACATTAGCGATACCGGCAAGCTGCCCCTTCGTGAAGAAGCTTCGCTTCCTGAGGTTCACTATCATTTGCTGTCCAGTCAAAGATATTTGAAGGAAACGCCTCCGTTTCCACTGTACATCACCGCAGATGAATTGATGCTGACCCACCGCGCCGAGCATTTCAAGTAA
- a CDS encoding metalloregulator ArsR/SmtB family transcription factor, which yields MQLEKIVGYHKALADPTRLRMLLLLSKGEMHGQALAEKLNLSQPTVTHHAYKLRTAALIKERRDKNTVYFTLNPEFIREGGEASLRFIFDKGAREMEVESKEQNLKESVIRNFFAKDGRLRQIPAQYKKKLIALQYIVEQLKPGVVYSEKEINEFIKQYHDDYATIRREFIMHQFMYRENDKYELNPREIWTHWESVK from the coding sequence TTGCAGCTTGAAAAAATTGTTGGTTACCACAAAGCCCTTGCCGACCCGACCCGTCTGCGCATGCTCCTGCTGCTGTCGAAAGGAGAAATGCATGGACAGGCGCTGGCGGAGAAGCTGAATCTGTCGCAGCCGACGGTGACGCATCATGCGTACAAGCTGCGCACTGCGGCACTAATCAAGGAACGCCGCGACAAGAACACCGTTTACTTCACGCTGAATCCGGAGTTTATCCGGGAGGGCGGGGAGGCGTCGCTGCGGTTTATTTTTGACAAGGGGGCACGTGAGATGGAAGTGGAGAGCAAGGAGCAGAATCTGAAGGAATCGGTGATCCGCAATTTCTTTGCCAAGGACGGCCGCCTGCGGCAGATTCCGGCACAATACAAGAAGAAACTGATCGCTCTGCAGTATATTGTTGAACAGTTGAAGCCTGGCGTCGTTTACAGCGAGAAGGAAATCAACGAATTTATCAAGCAGTACCATGACGACTATGCCACCATCCGCCGCGAGTTCATTATGCATCAGTTCATGTACAGGGAAAACGACAAGTATGAACTGAATCCGCGGGAAATATGGACACACTGGGAATCTGTCAAATAA
- a CDS encoding YpdA family putative bacillithiol disulfide reductase: MHDVIIIGAGPCGLSAAIECRRQGLSAIIVEKHFIVHSIYLYPTHMQFFSTPELLEIGDVPFTTPSEKPFRHEALVYYRKAAEKHGLEIAAYEEATAIERLEDGTFGVNTVNRRGKSQTRRAAAVVISTGYFDQPNWIGIPGEDLPKVTHYFEEAHPYTGMKVAIIGGSNSAVDAALELMRVGAEVDMVYRGDSISENIKPWVRPVFESMVQKEKIRLHLSSSVTAITEDSVTVSSALPQAAYTLDNDFVLAMTGFRPDRKLLASAGVIMDDDLDKPLFDPATMETNIPGVYVAGVIASGRNANEIFIETGRRHGALIAGHLAGKRPAQDKELS; encoded by the coding sequence ATGCATGATGTGATTATAATCGGAGCCGGGCCCTGCGGCTTGTCCGCCGCTATCGAATGCCGCCGGCAGGGCCTTTCCGCGATCATTGTGGAGAAACATTTTATCGTCCATTCCATTTACCTGTATCCGACTCATATGCAGTTCTTCAGCACTCCGGAGCTGCTTGAAATCGGCGATGTTCCATTTACGACGCCGAGCGAGAAGCCGTTTCGCCACGAGGCGCTCGTCTATTACCGCAAGGCGGCCGAGAAGCACGGCCTGGAGATCGCCGCTTATGAAGAAGCGACCGCGATTGAGCGGCTCGAAGACGGGACGTTCGGCGTCAATACGGTGAACCGGCGCGGCAAGAGTCAAACCCGGCGCGCGGCCGCCGTCGTGATATCCACCGGCTATTTCGACCAGCCGAACTGGATCGGTATTCCCGGCGAGGATTTGCCCAAAGTGACCCATTATTTCGAAGAAGCCCATCCGTACACCGGCATGAAAGTTGCGATTATCGGTGGCAGCAATTCTGCAGTCGATGCGGCCCTGGAACTGATGCGGGTCGGAGCGGAGGTCGACATGGTTTACCGCGGAGACAGTATTTCTGAGAATATCAAGCCTTGGGTGCGTCCGGTCTTTGAAAGCATGGTGCAGAAGGAAAAAATCCGGCTCCACCTTTCATCCAGCGTCACCGCAATCACGGAGGACTCGGTAACGGTATCCTCGGCTTTGCCGCAAGCAGCCTACACATTGGACAATGATTTTGTTCTGGCGATGACCGGCTTCAGGCCCGACCGCAAGCTGCTTGCCTCCGCAGGCGTCATTATGGACGACGACCTGGATAAGCCGTTGTTCGACCCGGCGACGATGGAGACCAACATTCCGGGCGTATACGTGGCGGGGGTCATCGCTTCCGGCCGCAACGCCAACGAGATCTTTATCGAGACGGGACGCAGGCACGGAGCGCTGATCGCCGGGCATCTTGCCGGGAAACGGCCGGCCCAAGACAAGGAGCTGAGCTGA
- a CDS encoding DUF441 domain-containing protein — MDYTSLLLLGLAGLGIISSNSTVTIAMVALLLVRLLGLNQAFPWLEKYGLTVGIIILLIGVMSPVASGRISLHTVGQAFLHWKSLTAIGIGILVAYLGGRGAALIGSQPTIVAGLLIGTVIGVAVFKGVPVGPLIAAGILSLIIGRV, encoded by the coding sequence ATGGATTATACTTCCCTGCTTCTTCTTGGGCTGGCCGGACTCGGCATCATCAGCAGCAACTCGACCGTGACCATCGCCATGGTGGCGCTGCTGCTTGTGCGGCTGCTCGGTCTGAACCAGGCTTTTCCCTGGCTTGAAAAATACGGGCTGACCGTCGGCATCATCATCCTGCTGATCGGCGTCATGTCGCCGGTGGCAAGCGGGCGCATTTCACTGCACACCGTAGGGCAAGCGTTCCTGCACTGGAAATCGCTGACCGCCATCGGCATCGGCATCCTTGTTGCCTATCTTGGAGGCCGGGGAGCAGCGCTGATCGGCAGCCAGCCCACAATTGTTGCCGGTCTCCTGATCGGAACGGTCATCGGGGTCGCCGTCTTCAAAGGCGTGCCGGTCGGGCCGCTCATCGCCGCGGGCATCCTGTCGCTCATCATCGGGCGCGTGTAA
- a CDS encoding HesB/YadR/YfhF family protein, which yields MSISVSPDAASWFKRELGLTDGAHIRLFPRYSSGGGLHPGFSLGIAVEPPGRPGLEAASEGVEFYMEEQDLWYMDGYDLSIIYLAEEDDIEYRYDPSTAGEEAPTAAGSANK from the coding sequence ATGAGCATTTCGGTCAGTCCTGATGCCGCCTCCTGGTTCAAGCGGGAACTCGGCTTGACGGACGGCGCCCATATCCGCCTGTTTCCCCGGTACAGCTCCGGAGGCGGGCTTCATCCCGGATTTTCGCTGGGCATTGCCGTGGAACCACCGGGACGCCCGGGTCTTGAAGCCGCCTCCGAAGGGGTCGAATTCTACATGGAGGAGCAGGACCTATGGTATATGGACGGGTATGATCTGTCGATTATCTATTTGGCGGAAGAAGATGACATCGAGTATCGGTATGACCCATCGACCGCCGGAGAAGAAGCCCCCACAGCCGCCGGAAGCGCCAATAAATAA
- a CDS encoding ABC transporter ATP-binding protein, with the protein MFSVLQDLGWFFRREKRRYTIGLVVLIIAGIVELLPPRLLGSAIDEIVRSTITTASLIKYIAMIIALLLLIYWITYIWMRSLFGGSNLVERLLRTRFMNHLLTLTPSFFERNRTGDLMARATNDIRAVSVTVGFGMLTLVDSTIFFAVVLLAMGFLVSWKLTLAAVLPLPLIAVAMVIYGRAIHDRYTLAQDAFGDMNDQVLESVSGVRVIRAYVQERLDEKRFGAITDDVYRKNMAVARVDSFFEPTIRFCVGLSYIIGLTYGIYLVLRNQITLGDLVSFNMYLGMIVWPMFAIGELINVMQRGGASLERIDETLNAVPDVRDPDHTVAVSEPGMIEFNNVTFRYPSSSIDNLTGISLSLSKGETLGVVGRTGSGKSTLLKQLLHEYPTGTGDIHISGVPIEKISLDRLHSWMGYVPQEQILFSKTVRENIQFGLVGASDEKILGAITTAAFRSDLDTLESGLDTLVGERGVSLSGGQKQRVSLSRAFIAEPEILILDDALSAVDARTEAQIVDNIRSQRAGKTTLISTHRLSAVEHADQIIVLDNGRIIERGTHAELLELNGWYREQYERQQVENNLG; encoded by the coding sequence ATGTTTTCTGTATTACAAGATCTCGGCTGGTTCTTCCGCCGGGAGAAGAGGCGCTATACGATTGGCCTGGTCGTGCTGATTATTGCCGGCATCGTAGAACTGCTGCCCCCGCGTCTTCTGGGTTCCGCCATTGATGAAATTGTACGCAGCACCATCACCACAGCTTCACTGATCAAGTATATTGCCATGATTATCGCTCTGCTTCTGCTCATCTATTGGATTACCTACATATGGATGCGCAGCTTGTTTGGAGGATCGAACCTGGTCGAACGCCTGCTGCGTACCCGCTTTATGAATCACCTCCTAACATTGACGCCCTCGTTCTTCGAGCGAAACCGCACTGGCGATTTGATGGCCCGCGCCACCAACGATATCCGGGCGGTATCCGTCACCGTAGGCTTCGGCATGCTGACGCTCGTTGACTCGACCATTTTTTTCGCCGTCGTACTGCTTGCCATGGGCTTTCTGGTGAGTTGGAAGCTGACCCTGGCCGCCGTGCTGCCGCTGCCGCTGATCGCAGTAGCCATGGTGATCTACGGCCGGGCGATTCATGACCGGTACACCCTGGCCCAGGATGCCTTCGGCGATATGAACGACCAGGTGCTGGAATCCGTATCGGGCGTGCGTGTCATTCGCGCCTATGTGCAGGAACGTCTGGACGAGAAGCGCTTCGGGGCAATCACCGATGACGTTTACCGCAAAAATATGGCCGTAGCCCGGGTCGACTCTTTTTTCGAACCGACGATCCGGTTCTGTGTAGGGCTGAGCTACATCATCGGACTGACGTACGGCATTTATCTCGTTCTCCGCAATCAGATCACGCTGGGCGACCTCGTATCGTTCAACATGTACCTTGGGATGATCGTCTGGCCGATGTTCGCCATCGGTGAGCTGATCAATGTGATGCAGCGCGGCGGCGCGTCGCTCGAACGGATCGATGAGACGCTGAACGCCGTGCCGGATGTCCGGGACCCGGACCATACGGTCGCCGTATCCGAACCGGGCATGATTGAATTTAACAATGTGACGTTTCGCTACCCTTCTTCAAGCATTGATAATTTGACCGGCATCAGCCTGTCGCTGTCCAAGGGAGAAACGCTGGGCGTCGTCGGCAGAACCGGCAGCGGCAAATCGACGCTGCTCAAGCAGCTGCTTCACGAATACCCGACCGGAACCGGGGACATTCACATCTCAGGCGTTCCAATCGAGAAGATTTCGCTTGACCGTCTCCACAGCTGGATGGGCTATGTGCCTCAGGAACAAATCCTGTTCTCCAAAACCGTTCGCGAGAATATCCAGTTCGGACTTGTGGGCGCAAGCGACGAAAAGATTCTGGGGGCTATTACCACCGCCGCCTTCCGCAGCGATCTGGACACACTGGAAAGCGGGCTGGATACGCTTGTCGGCGAACGCGGCGTCTCTCTGTCCGGAGGCCAGAAACAGCGGGTTTCGCTGTCCAGAGCCTTTATCGCCGAGCCCGAAATTCTGATTCTGGACGATGCGTTGTCGGCGGTGGACGCCCGGACCGAAGCGCAGATCGTCGACAACATCCGGTCTCAAAGAGCCGGCAAGACCACCCTGATTTCCACCCATCGCCTCTCCGCCGTCGAGCACGCCGACCAGATCATCGTGCTGGATAACGGGCGGATCATCGAACGCGGAACCCATGCGGAGCTGCTTGAGCTGAACGGCTGGTACCGCGAGCAGTATGAGCGCCAGCAGGTGGAGAATAATCTGGGTTAA
- a CDS encoding ABC transporter ATP-binding protein produces the protein MKQHTGRRLLQYALHAKTTFIAALLLLSIGVAAELAGPFIARSMIDNHMLAIERPYFEASPSNDAALYNNEYYKRGDRFKPGEPQGREVRLLQVGRSFYFIGEPVADAGGERHFENGQIIIDSANGTASYPAVKLTTVELFDFYKPELPSIYKLVGLYGMFLVISIFAEFGKTYWLQSSANQVVRRLRTDVYAHIQRLPVYFFDNLPAGKVVSRVTNDTEAVKELFIAVLSNFASGIINIIGVYTALFLLDVRLGMISLFIAPVIVVWVILYRKIATKYNTIIRSRLSEINAIINESIQGMSVIRIFRRQKQRLDEFETLNEDYLKYQNKMLNLNSLTSHNLVGALRSLSFATVLWYFGFGSLGGGTIVSLGVLYAFVDVLGRMFQPIIGMVNQLANLDTSMVSAGRVFKLMDEPGEQVTDGEMPRYQGNVVFKDVSFAYKKDFVLRDISFEARSGETVALVGHTGSGKSSIINLLFRFYDPQRGFISIDGQKTTDIPKQWLRKHMGIVLQDPYLFTGTIASNVSLDDESISREKVEWALREVGADRLLAHLPQGFDEPVVEKGSTLSAGQRQLISFARALAFDPAILILDEATSNIDTETESLIQQALEVLKKGRTTFIIAHRLSTIRSADQILVLHRGEIVERGSHDELMALGGRYYRMYQLQTGSAVQNADTAPAAQTAPAIPVQAHMQPAGRQS, from the coding sequence TTGAAACAACATACAGGCAGACGCCTGCTTCAATACGCGCTGCATGCGAAGACCACGTTCATCGCAGCGCTCCTCCTGCTCTCCATTGGGGTCGCGGCGGAGCTGGCCGGCCCTTTCATAGCGAGAAGCATGATCGACAATCACATGCTTGCGATTGAACGGCCTTACTTTGAGGCATCACCGTCTAACGATGCAGCCTTGTACAACAACGAATATTATAAACGCGGAGACCGGTTTAAACCGGGAGAACCACAAGGCCGCGAGGTCCGTCTGCTTCAGGTTGGCCGAAGCTTCTATTTCATCGGCGAGCCCGTCGCAGATGCTGGCGGAGAGCGCCATTTTGAAAACGGCCAGATCATCATCGACAGCGCCAATGGCACAGCAAGCTATCCGGCTGTTAAACTGACGACGGTTGAATTGTTCGATTTTTACAAACCGGAGCTCCCATCCATTTACAAGCTTGTCGGACTGTACGGAATGTTCCTGGTCATCTCGATTTTCGCAGAATTCGGCAAGACCTACTGGCTGCAATCCTCGGCCAACCAGGTCGTCCGCCGGCTGCGTACGGATGTGTACGCACATATTCAGCGGCTTCCGGTCTATTTTTTCGATAATCTGCCTGCGGGCAAAGTGGTGTCCAGGGTAACCAACGATACGGAAGCGGTCAAGGAGCTGTTCATCGCCGTATTGTCGAACTTCGCCAGCGGAATTATCAACATTATCGGGGTCTATACCGCCCTGTTCCTGCTGGATGTCCGTCTTGGAATGATCAGTCTGTTCATCGCCCCGGTCATCGTGGTATGGGTCATTTTGTACCGGAAAATTGCAACCAAATACAACACAATCATCCGCTCTCGCCTCAGCGAGATAAACGCCATTATCAACGAGTCGATTCAAGGGATGTCCGTGATCCGCATCTTCCGCCGCCAGAAGCAGAGGCTGGACGAATTCGAGACGCTCAACGAAGACTACTTGAAGTACCAGAACAAAATGCTGAATCTCAACTCGCTGACCTCGCATAATCTGGTTGGTGCGCTGCGCAGCCTTTCTTTCGCGACGGTACTGTGGTATTTCGGTTTCGGAAGTCTTGGCGGCGGAACGATTGTGTCGCTGGGTGTGCTCTATGCGTTCGTCGATGTGCTGGGCCGGATGTTCCAGCCGATTATCGGCATGGTCAACCAGCTCGCGAATCTCGATACCTCAATGGTGTCTGCAGGTCGTGTATTCAAGCTCATGGACGAACCCGGGGAGCAGGTAACCGACGGCGAAATGCCACGCTACCAAGGTAATGTGGTGTTCAAGGATGTCTCCTTTGCCTACAAAAAAGACTTTGTCCTTCGCGACATTTCCTTTGAGGCCCGTTCCGGTGAGACAGTCGCTCTGGTCGGCCATACCGGGTCCGGCAAAAGCTCGATCATCAATCTGCTGTTCCGTTTCTACGATCCGCAGCGCGGCTTCATCTCGATTGACGGGCAAAAGACGACGGACATTCCAAAGCAGTGGCTGCGGAAGCATATGGGCATCGTCCTTCAGGACCCCTATCTGTTCACCGGAACGATCGCTTCGAATGTCAGTCTCGATGACGAGAGCATTTCGAGAGAAAAAGTGGAATGGGCGCTCAGAGAAGTCGGCGCAGACCGGTTGCTTGCCCATCTGCCGCAGGGCTTTGACGAGCCGGTCGTGGAAAAAGGTAGCACGCTGTCCGCAGGGCAGCGCCAGCTGATCTCCTTCGCCCGTGCGCTCGCCTTTGATCCGGCGATCCTCATTCTTGATGAGGCTACTTCCAATATCGACACCGAGACGGAGAGCCTCATCCAGCAAGCGCTGGAGGTTCTTAAAAAAGGGCGGACGACATTCATTATCGCCCACCGCCTGTCGACGATCCGCAGCGCAGATCAAATTCTCGTCCTGCACCGCGGGGAAATCGTCGAACGGGGCAGTCACGATGAGTTAATGGCACTTGGCGGCCGGTATTACCGGATGTATCAGCTTCAGACCGGCTCGGCCGTACAGAATGCGGACACCGCTCCAGCTGCCCAGACTGCACCGGCCATCCCTGTTCAGGCTCATATGCAGCCGGCGGGCCGGCAGAGTTAG
- a CDS encoding winged helix-turn-helix domain-containing protein translates to MISYNISKRQAAHFLLKHQRLGPYRLPEGKDSVYRYIRHVNCIQYDPLNITGHNHELVLQARIPGFTSEMAQELLYQDRRLIDGWDKNMSIYCTEDWPSFRRLRDSAAARYGSNESVMALVQEIRAEIAERGPLSSLDMGGKDKVDWAWAPARLSRAALESMYFWGELSIHHRVHTRRYYDFSANLLPKELLEAPEPNPSEESYQDWYVLRRIGAIGLLWNRAGDGWLGISNLKTADRAGAIQRLLLADSIREVRVEGIKPPLFVRTSDVAELEAILKCEPGKSPFDTGHYAAALAPLDNLIWDRELIRQLFGFQYRWEVYKPAGERQYGYYVLPLLYGDRFAARFEPVMDRASGNLILRNWWWEPDDGPHSSGLMAAANSAVTTLARSLGAARIVVPPSVAAQSGIGEWDGDLES, encoded by the coding sequence TTGATCAGTTACAATATATCCAAACGCCAGGCGGCGCATTTTCTGCTGAAGCATCAGCGGCTCGGCCCTTATCGGCTGCCGGAAGGGAAAGACAGCGTGTACCGCTATATCCGGCATGTCAACTGCATCCAGTACGACCCGCTGAATATAACAGGTCACAATCATGAGCTGGTGCTTCAGGCCCGCATCCCCGGCTTTACATCCGAAATGGCCCAGGAGCTGCTGTATCAAGACCGGCGGCTGATCGACGGCTGGGACAAGAATATGTCAATCTACTGCACGGAAGATTGGCCCAGCTTCCGCAGACTGCGGGACAGCGCGGCGGCCCGTTATGGCTCCAATGAATCCGTAATGGCGCTGGTTCAGGAAATCCGGGCAGAGATTGCGGAGCGAGGCCCGCTCTCCTCTCTTGACATGGGCGGGAAGGACAAGGTCGATTGGGCCTGGGCACCTGCCCGGCTGTCCCGCGCGGCGCTGGAGAGCATGTATTTTTGGGGCGAGCTGTCCATCCATCACAGGGTACATACGCGCCGCTATTATGATTTTTCGGCCAATCTGCTGCCGAAAGAACTTCTTGAAGCGCCGGAGCCCAATCCGTCCGAGGAGTCGTATCAGGACTGGTACGTGCTTAGGAGAATCGGGGCGATCGGTCTCTTATGGAACCGGGCCGGAGACGGCTGGCTAGGCATAAGCAATCTCAAGACCGCGGATCGGGCCGGAGCCATCCAGCGGCTGCTGCTGGCGGATTCCATCCGGGAAGTGAGAGTTGAGGGAATCAAGCCCCCGCTATTTGTCCGGACCTCCGACGTTGCCGAGCTGGAGGCGATTCTGAAGTGCGAACCCGGCAAGAGCCCGTTCGACACCGGGCATTATGCCGCTGCTCTAGCCCCACTCGACAACCTGATTTGGGACAGAGAGCTGATCCGTCAGCTGTTCGGATTTCAGTACCGCTGGGAGGTGTATAAGCCGGCCGGAGAACGCCAGTACGGATACTATGTGCTGCCGCTCCTGTATGGAGACCGCTTTGCTGCCAGATTTGAGCCCGTGATGGACCGGGCATCCGGGAACCTGATCCTGCGCAACTGGTGGTGGGAACCCGATGATGGCCCCCACAGTTCCGGCTTAATGGCGGCAGCGAATTCGGCGGTCACCACGCTTGCCCGCTCATTGGGCGCGGCAAGAATTGTGGTCCCGCCGTCCGTGGCCGCCCAGAGCGGAATCGGCGAGTGGGATGGAGATCTTGAAAGTTGA
- a CDS encoding four-helix bundle copper-binding protein, with product MTRIQYQDCIEACLKCMNACNFSYVSSLKEYDLALLRDCIRMDRECADICAYAIQAMTRQSPFVAEICRLCADICEATARECGRYEQTHCRNCINACLACARACREISDAVAVMI from the coding sequence ATGACCCGAATTCAGTACCAGGACTGCATTGAGGCTTGTCTTAAATGTATGAACGCCTGTAACTTCAGCTATGTCTCAAGCCTGAAAGAATACGACCTTGCACTGCTGCGGGATTGCATCCGGATGGACCGGGAATGCGCCGATATTTGCGCGTACGCGATTCAGGCCATGACCCGCCAAAGTCCGTTCGTCGCCGAAATTTGCCGTCTGTGCGCGGATATCTGCGAAGCTACAGCAAGAGAGTGCGGCCGGTACGAGCAAACGCACTGCCGGAACTGTATCAATGCTTGTCTGGCATGTGCGAGAGCCTGCCGCGAAATAAGCGACGCCGTCGCTGTTATGATCTGA